The Tepidisphaeraceae bacterium genome contains a region encoding:
- the aroC gene encoding chorismate synthase translates to MSVLTYRTAGESHGPALITLVEGLPAAMPIDKELINNELKRRQGGYGRGGRQKIETDAVQFLTGVRMGRTIGSPITMLVPNKDNRLDDPTATPPLRRPRPGHADLAGSIKWLTTDCRETLERASARETAARVAAGALSRSLLAAFDIHVFGFVRSVGGVTSEAVVTPANYRDLQARRDASEVYVLDDAADAGMREFINQQKMAKDTAGGIVEAHVFGCPIGLGTCMTWDGRLDSRIGAAVMGIQAFKGVEIGMGFDVADLPGSQVHDEILYDASLKETPSLGFTRPTNNAGGLEGGMTNGQPVIVRGAMKPISTLGKPLRSVDLQTKQSAEAGWERSDISAISAASVVMENVVAFEIAKAFLDKFGGDSMVEVRTNYENFLAAARKLPAGYEG, encoded by the coding sequence ATGTCCGTCCTGACCTACCGCACCGCCGGCGAATCGCATGGGCCCGCTTTGATCACACTGGTGGAAGGCCTGCCCGCGGCGATGCCAATCGATAAAGAACTGATCAACAACGAGTTAAAGCGCCGCCAGGGCGGCTACGGCCGGGGTGGGCGGCAGAAGATCGAGACGGACGCGGTACAGTTTCTCACCGGTGTGCGCATGGGCCGCACAATCGGTTCACCGATCACGATGCTCGTGCCGAACAAGGACAACCGACTGGACGACCCCACCGCCACGCCCCCGTTGCGCCGCCCCCGGCCGGGCCACGCCGATCTGGCGGGCAGCATTAAGTGGCTGACGACCGATTGCCGTGAAACGCTGGAGCGCGCCAGCGCCCGTGAGACCGCCGCCCGCGTGGCGGCGGGCGCGCTGTCGCGGTCGCTGCTGGCGGCGTTCGACATACACGTCTTCGGCTTTGTCCGCAGCGTTGGGGGCGTGACGTCTGAAGCGGTTGTGACGCCGGCCAACTACCGCGATCTGCAAGCCAGGCGCGACGCCAGCGAGGTCTACGTCTTAGACGACGCCGCCGACGCCGGCATGCGCGAGTTCATCAACCAGCAGAAGATGGCCAAGGACACCGCCGGCGGCATCGTCGAGGCGCACGTCTTCGGCTGCCCGATCGGCCTGGGCACCTGCATGACCTGGGACGGCCGGTTGGACAGCCGCATCGGCGCCGCCGTCATGGGCATTCAGGCGTTCAAGGGCGTCGAGATCGGCATGGGCTTCGACGTCGCCGACCTGCCCGGATCGCAGGTGCACGATGAGATTCTGTACGACGCCAGCCTCAAGGAAACGCCATCGCTGGGCTTCACCCGCCCCACCAACAATGCGGGTGGTTTAGAAGGCGGCATGACCAACGGCCAACCGGTGATCGTGCGCGGCGCGATGAAGCCGATCAGCACCCTTGGCAAGCCGCTGCGCAGCGTCGACCTGCAGACGAAACAGTCGGCCGAGGCCGGCTGGGAACGCAGCGATATCAGCGCGATCAGCGCCGCCAGCGTGGTGATGGAAAACGTGGTCGCCTTTGAGATCGCCAAGGCCTTCCTCGACAAGTTCGGCGGCGACTCGATGGTCGAGGTCCGCACGAACTACGAGAACTTCCTCGCGGCGGCGAGGAAACTGCCGGCGGGATACGAGGGATAA
- a CDS encoding PDZ domain-containing protein — protein MRSAVALILAICCTSPAMAEQPPTNGQSNSIAFLQQLNHEVRAAYTRASNGIVRVHLPTELVNPAVDVIRKWEPRLNPELRRNAGGGAAPATAPATNESKATAADGAATRPMGVLNAHANVVTVGLVLDTVGTLLVPAYLDPARVGKPIAISTKDGVTTEATVVAADRATGITLLRMREPLGQPVTLAKRRPDAGMLLISLCGDETRLTVWTGASRESAVLILPNQEIAVLRGGRFMGGAGYASLVQQLLKDGTVQRASLGLRVAELPPYEQGRLARVEAIDRPGLFVGAVTPDQAGAAAGVQVGDLLLEIGGHTVPDVATVAAVLAEVRGQTTLTLGREGKRIQIDVELGQPQPAK, from the coding sequence ATGCGTAGTGCCGTCGCCCTCATCCTCGCGATCTGCTGTACCTCGCCCGCGATGGCCGAGCAGCCACCCACCAACGGCCAGTCGAACTCGATCGCGTTCCTGCAGCAACTGAATCATGAAGTTCGCGCCGCCTACACGCGGGCCAGCAACGGCATCGTACGCGTGCACCTGCCCACCGAACTGGTGAACCCCGCGGTCGATGTCATCCGCAAGTGGGAGCCGCGGCTGAACCCGGAACTGCGCCGTAACGCCGGTGGCGGCGCTGCTCCTGCCACGGCGCCGGCAACGAACGAGAGCAAGGCCACGGCGGCCGACGGGGCAGCCACCCGGCCCATGGGCGTGTTGAACGCGCACGCGAACGTGGTGACCGTCGGGCTGGTGCTCGACACCGTGGGCACGCTGCTCGTGCCGGCCTATCTGGACCCGGCGCGCGTCGGCAAGCCGATCGCGATCAGCACCAAGGACGGCGTGACCACCGAGGCCACCGTGGTGGCGGCCGACCGGGCAACGGGCATCACGCTGCTGCGCATGCGCGAGCCGCTGGGTCAGCCCGTGACGCTCGCCAAGCGACGCCCGGATGCCGGCATGCTGCTCATCTCGCTCTGCGGCGATGAGACGCGCCTGACCGTCTGGACCGGCGCGTCCCGCGAGTCGGCGGTCCTCATCCTGCCCAACCAGGAGATCGCCGTCCTGCGCGGCGGGCGGTTCATGGGTGGCGCGGGTTACGCGTCGCTCGTGCAGCAACTGCTGAAGGACGGCACCGTCCAACGCGCCTCGCTCGGCCTGCGCGTGGCCGAGTTGCCACCGTACGAGCAGGGCCGCCTGGCCCGCGTCGAGGCGATCGACCGGCCGGGCCTGTTCGTGGGGGCCGTCACGCCCGACCAGGCCGGCGCGGCCGCCGGCGTGCAGGTGGGGGACCTACTGCTGGAAATCGGTGGCCACACCGTGCCCGACGTCGCCACCGTCGCCGCGGTGCTCGCCGAGGTGCGCGGGCAGACCACGCTCACGCTCGGCCGCGAGGGCAAACGCATCCAGATTGATGTCGAGCTCGGCCAACCGCAGCCGGCCAAGTAG
- a CDS encoding sigma-70 family RNA polymerase sigma factor, with protein sequence MVDTTVELFEKAVRLHTRRLLTIARAVVGYRASPEDVVQQAVMNLYKHRERYDWREAGGLLRRAVVNEAVRLLRQPKMSMVVDDHPGEFDTPDASLEDRETVVRVREAIDKLPPHFKTALVLCEYENLSYQQIADTMGATVPQVKTWIFRARRKLEDMLKDYVEGNRPKAGVLVSAKANVNKSQATSKRSKPL encoded by the coding sequence ATGGTAGATACAACCGTCGAGCTGTTCGAGAAAGCCGTCCGGCTGCACACGAGGCGTCTGTTGACGATCGCCCGCGCAGTCGTGGGATATCGCGCGTCGCCGGAAGACGTGGTGCAGCAGGCCGTGATGAACCTGTACAAGCACCGCGAGCGCTATGACTGGCGCGAGGCCGGTGGCCTGCTTCGCCGGGCCGTCGTGAACGAGGCGGTTCGGTTGCTAAGGCAACCGAAGATGTCGATGGTGGTCGACGATCACCCCGGCGAGTTCGACACGCCCGACGCCAGCCTGGAGGACCGCGAGACGGTCGTGCGGGTGCGCGAGGCGATCGACAAGCTGCCGCCGCACTTCAAGACGGCATTGGTGCTTTGCGAGTACGAGAACCTGTCGTACCAGCAGATCGCCGACACGATGGGCGCCACCGTGCCGCAGGTGAAGACCTGGATCTTCCGGGCCCGGCGAAAGCTGGAAGACATGCTAAAGGATTATGTCGAGGGCAACCGCCCCAAGGCCGGTGTACTGGTAAGTGCAAAGGCGAACGTGAACAAGTCGCAGGCAACGTCCAAACGATCGAAGCCGCTTTGA
- a CDS encoding aminotransferase class I/II-fold pyridoxal phosphate-dependent enzyme has translation MSNQTPFKIDVSARIQRLPPYLFARINKTKYDKRVAGIDIIDLGMGNPTDPTPECVVDKLKEAAIDPRNHRYSVSVGIAGLRKEVAKKYKKKYGVDLDPETEIISTIGSKEGFSHLCLAMLGPGDTIVTGDPAFPIHIYAPAMAGANVIRVPLGNDQAFLDRIEKVFVELYPKPKLLILNYPHNPTSMTIEPWFWDKAIEMCRRHGVMIVSDFAYGEINFDGYKAPSFLAAKGATEIGVEFTTMSKSYNMAGWRVGFCCGNKEMVKALATIKGYYDYGHFAPIQIASVIAMRECDNTPEAQSKLYAERRDVVCRGLDKLGWTYEKPLASMFVWARINDAHFKPNEDTIDFCLRMMDEAEVALSPGKAFGENGERYVRIALVENEHRLKQAMGNLERALNPRKPKPKRETAGA, from the coding sequence CCCCCTTCAAGATCGACGTGTCGGCCCGCATTCAGCGTTTGCCCCCTTACCTGTTCGCGCGCATCAACAAGACCAAGTACGACAAGCGCGTCGCGGGCATCGACATCATCGACCTGGGCATGGGCAACCCGACCGATCCCACGCCCGAGTGCGTCGTCGACAAGCTGAAGGAAGCCGCGATCGACCCGCGCAACCACCGCTACTCGGTCAGCGTCGGCATCGCGGGGCTGCGCAAGGAGGTCGCCAAGAAGTACAAGAAGAAGTACGGCGTCGACCTGGACCCCGAAACCGAGATCATCTCCACCATCGGCTCCAAGGAAGGCTTCAGCCACCTGTGCCTGGCCATGCTTGGGCCCGGCGACACGATCGTGACGGGCGACCCCGCGTTCCCCATCCATATTTACGCCCCCGCGATGGCCGGCGCCAACGTGATCCGCGTGCCGCTCGGCAACGATCAGGCGTTCCTCGATCGCATCGAGAAGGTCTTCGTCGAGCTGTACCCGAAGCCGAAGCTGTTGATCTTAAACTATCCGCACAACCCCACGAGCATGACGATCGAGCCGTGGTTCTGGGACAAGGCGATCGAGATGTGCCGCCGGCACGGCGTGATGATCGTCAGCGACTTTGCGTACGGCGAGATCAACTTCGACGGCTACAAGGCCCCCAGCTTCCTGGCCGCCAAGGGCGCCACGGAGATCGGCGTCGAGTTCACGACGATGTCCAAGAGCTACAACATGGCCGGCTGGCGCGTCGGGTTCTGCTGTGGCAACAAGGAGATGGTCAAGGCGCTGGCGACCATCAAGGGTTACTACGACTACGGCCACTTCGCGCCGATCCAGATCGCCAGCGTGATCGCAATGCGCGAGTGCGACAACACGCCCGAGGCGCAGAGCAAGCTCTACGCCGAGCGCCGCGACGTCGTCTGCCGCGGTTTGGATAAGCTCGGCTGGACGTACGAGAAGCCGCTGGCCAGCATGTTCGTCTGGGCCCGCATCAACGACGCCCACTTCAAGCCCAACGAGGACACGATCGACTTCTGCCTGCGCATGATGGACGAAGCGGAAGTCGCGCTCTCCCCCGGCAAAGCCTTCGGCGAGAACGGCGAGCGCTACGTCCGCATCGCCCTGGTGGAAAACGAACACCGCCTGAAGCAGGCCATGGGCAACTTGGAACGGGCCCTGAACCCCCGCAAGCCCAAGCCCAAGCGCGAGACGGCAGGGGCGTAG